A window of Castanea sativa cultivar Marrone di Chiusa Pesio chromosome 8, ASM4071231v1 genomic DNA:
TCTTGCTGCCAGACTTtcccaaaatgagcatcaataTCTACTTAaaaaagaacaaggaaaaaaaaaaaaactgaaaaagaagaagaaaaactgaaaagaaaaagagaggagtCATCAAAATTGTAAAAGTATTCAATCCAAGCCGTGGATCCCCACTTATCCACCGTCAAATCCAACGTCCTTCATACGCCACGTCATCAATCCATGGCTCACCCTACCCTCCAATCAAAACAAACCAAAGACCTCTTCACGCATCCTCTGGTAGCCGTCGATTTCGAATTCAAAGTCCCCCAAATCCAACAGCCCTtaaatcaccatgtcatcaatccGCGTCTTCACCTATCCCCCAATCAAAATCAACCTAACCGCACTATATATACCAAAATACTAAACCCATCTCTTCATCCGTATCAAATTCTCAACAaactctctatctctctccgaattctttgtttgtgtttgcattccccagaaaaaaaaaaacgaagaaaaTACCGATGGCACCCAAGGCCGAGAAAAAGCCCGCTGAGAAGAAGCCCGCCTCCGATAAACCCACGGAGGAGAAAAAATCGGCTGTCGCCGAGAAAGCCCCGGCGGAGAAGAAGCCCAAGGCCGGGAAGAAGCTTCCCAAGGAAGGTGGAGCCGGCGCCGgagacaagaagaagaagcgcGTGAAGAAGAGCGTGGAAACCTACAAGATCTACATCTTCAAGGTCCTGAAGCAAGTCCACCCAGATATCGGGATCTCCAGCAAGGCCATGGGGATCATGAACAGTTTCATCAACGATATCTTCGAGAAGCTCGCTCAGGAGGCTTCGCGTTTGGCTCGTTACAACAAGAAGCCAACCATTACTTCTCGGGAGATTCAGACCGCCGTTCGTTTAGTCTTGCCCGGTGAACTCGCCAAGCACGCTGTGTCTGAGGGCACCAAGGCGGTCACAAAGTTTACAAGCTCTTGAATTGAATGATTTGGTATTGCTAGGGTTTCGGGCTTGACTTTTATTcattttgtgatttgtgattagggttagggtttcgATGGTACTTTCTAATTTGATGTcgttttatgtttttatttttttgagtaatattagTTGAACCTAATAGTGGCGATGTAAGTACTGATATGATTTTAATTGGAAATGGAAATGCTTTTACCCACGTTgatttctgtttttatttttgactaGTGGTAATATCTATTAGTATATTCAATCTATAATTGGTTCCTGTatttgtcaagttttttgcCCATTGAGGAATTTACTGCATCAGTGGTGAATGCTGTGATTATGGTTTGGTTTATTTAATCTTGGTTAGTCCTTCGGGATTGTATGATTTTTATGGTAATTCCGTGAATGAAACGCAGCAGATGTTGGTTTGTAGTGCTTGTTATTAAGGAATGAGTGTGTGCATTTAATGGTTGCCTTTTAATTTGTATGTGTGGTGGTGATTGCAATTGCAGGAATGATTGGAAAAGTAAGACTCTATTTGTCTAATTTAAGCAGAGTGCACATATCAACTAATGGAGAGATTACCTTGTTTGTCTATTTGttgcatttaattttaatttttatgaattgGGATCTATCTTATGCTGATTCTGTTGTATAAGCCATTTTATgtgttcatgttttttttttatcatgattGCAATGACTTTCTTTcctcttctatatatatatttgagatgATCGGAAGTGGGAATTACATTTGGTTGTTTGGTTCTCACAATTGAAAGGCATCATGAAGCATATGCATTTCTTCCCAGGAGGTTATATACATTCTTTGATAAGATTCTTCCCTATattaattacattatattcacaaaaaataaatcacctCAATGAGCAAAAATATCTCTttgaatctttcttttctcatgaTCTGATACATTCATGACATTTCTTTGAGAAAATTGATTCAAAAAAagtttattgtttgtttttttcattttttgaggactttttttttttttttggagctatgTGCAGGAACTTTTTTCAGATGTCGGGACCTGAAATGTAACACAATCCATTATGACGGGTGGATTAGGTCCTTCTGATGAATTCTCTGTTCTGCTGCAGTttataaaaacacttttttctTAGGGAATGGCTGAAGTAGTCTTCTCCAGACTAGGTGATGCTGTGGCCGCTGTCAAGAGGTACAACAATGTCCAGCTTATGGGAAACCATTGAAGATAGAGATTGTGGGTATAAACATTGTGGCACCTACTGTAGCTCCAGCAGCTAATGGTGCTGTATGCACGATCTAACAAATAAACTCTGCTAATGTTCTTTTGCATATTGGTTCTTGTGTTGTCAGGTTTTTGTCTTGTCTGCTTTGCTTGGGATGGCCCATATGATGTCAAGTGTCATTTTTTGTCTTGTTTGCTTTATTTGGCATGAACCACCtgcttatttattttcatt
This region includes:
- the LOC142607398 gene encoding histone H2B-like codes for the protein MAPKAEKKPAEKKPASDKPTEEKKSAVAEKAPAEKKPKAGKKLPKEGGAGAGDKKKKRVKKSVETYKIYIFKVLKQVHPDIGISSKAMGIMNSFINDIFEKLAQEASRLARYNKKPTITSREIQTAVRLVLPGELAKHAVSEGTKAVTKFTSS